In the Nicotiana tabacum cultivar K326 chromosome 16, ASM71507v2, whole genome shotgun sequence genome, one interval contains:
- the LOC107761653 gene encoding zinc finger protein ZAT10-like (The RefSeq protein has 2 substitutions, 1 frameshift, 1 non-frameshifting indel compared to this genomic sequence) has protein sequence MALETLNSPTTTTPPTFQFENNGQLRYLENWTKGKRSKRPRSMERQPTEEEYLALCLIMLARSDGSANQEQSLTPPPAPVMKIHAPPEEKMVYKCSVCGKGFGSYQALGGHKASHRKLVAGGGGGDDQSTTSTTTNATGTTSSANGNGNGSGKTHECSICHKCFPTGQALGGHKRCHYDGGNSNASVSVSASVGVTSSEGVGSTVSHRDFDLNIPALPEFWPRFGFGEDEVESPHPAKKSRLSLPPKFELFGE, from the exons ATGGCACTTGAAACTTTGAATTCTCCAACTACAACAACTCCACCAACTTTCCAATTTGAGAACAACGGCCAGCTTCGTTACCTTGAAAATTGGACTAAAGGTAAAAGATCAAAAAGGCCTCGTAGTATGGAACGACAGCCTACTGAAGAAGAGTATTTGGCTCTTTGTTTGATTATGCTAGCGCGAAGCGATGGTTCTGCTAATCAGGAGCAGTCTCTAACACCACCGCCAGCACCAGTGATGAAAATACACGCGCCGCCGGAGGAGAAGATGGTGTACAAGTGTTCAGTTTGTGGTAAGGGTTTTGGATCTTATCAAGCTTTAGGAGGACACAAAGCTAGTCACCGGAAACTCGTCGCCGGCGGAGTAGGAGATGATCAGTCAACTACCTCCACTACCACTAACGCGACGGGAACTACTAGCTCCGTTAACGGTAACGGTAACGGAAGCGGAAAAACTCACGAGTGTTCCATTT GCCACAAGTGTTTTCCTACTGGACAGGCTTTGGGTGGACACAAAAGGTGTCACTACGACGGCGGTAACAGTAACGCTAGCGTTAGTGTAAGCGCTAGCGTTGGCGTGACGTCATCAGAGGGTGTCGGGTCCACTGTGAGTCACCGTGACTTTGACTTGAACATTCCGGCGTTGCCGGAATTCTGGCCGCGATTTGGTTTCGGCGAGGATGAAGTGGAGAGTCCTCATCCGGCGAAGAAATCGCGGCTATCTCtgcctccaaaatttgaattatTCGGGGAATAG